The Mangifera indica cultivar Alphonso chromosome 19, CATAS_Mindica_2.1, whole genome shotgun sequence nucleotide sequence TGCATTTGGTTTCGGAATTGTGCCTCTTTTTATCTCATTTCGCAGTTGGGTCATAGGTATTGGTTGGTTGAACTAAAAATAATGCATTTGATTTATACAATACAAATCTTTCATAAAAGTTTTGATTTCTATAGCAATGGGGCAGGCTGGTTTTATGCATTGTAATGAAACTGTAACAaacaaagagaaataaaaatatttgcaCATATACTGAGACACCAaagatgaatttattttttatgtttcagCTTGTTTCCTGCAGCATTGATAGAAACCCATCAAAAGGAGTAGAACtgagattaaaaagaaaaaaaatacacaataataataaaaaaagaagaagatacaAGATCCCCTCTGAGATTCAATGCCTTATCTTTTTGCATGCCTCCCAAATTTTCTTATCTCAGAGAAATTTTAGCAGTAcagacaaaacaacattttataaTTGCTCTTTATCTTTTTCACACTTTCTTTCCTGAAAGCTGCCTGCCAAGAGATCAcacaatggaatcatttcaaaactttcaaaagaaagaaaaatttatcaCGTTGTAAGTAGAAAGCACAGTGTAAAGGCTGCTAACCCTTTTTTCCTGAAGCTGGGTTTTCAGCCAGAGAGGACTTGAAGCAATCAAAAtgctttttgaattttgattttccCTGCAAGTGAAGTGCCATCCCTTTATAATAGGAAGATTACAAGCTATATAAATTTGTCAAAGAAAGAAGGCTGTAGTTGTACGTACCTTCAAATGTGTTGCTGAGAAGCCTTGTGAAAAATCCAAGACATGGTCCATTGAAGCTTGATTCTTGGAGACAGCGGCATTCTTCTGCATAAACATCATGAAATCATTATTGTAAAACACAATGAAtacattaatgaaaaaatttgtaaccTTTTGGAACCTGCCTTGGAAATGGGGGAGCTAGCAGTGTCATCAAGATATGAATGTTGTTGAATTTTACCATATTGTTTgatcttgtttttctttttactctTCTGGGCAATTTCAGAAACTGAAGGAGGAGAACAGAAACAACCATTTTCATCAAAGCAATCCTCATCTTCACAGCAATGACGAGGTCCAGAAGAAGCATCAGAAACCATAGACAAGTCTTTCTCTTCATTATGGCCTAGTCTTTCTCCTGTTTGTGCGTATTCTTCATCAACATTCCCACCAAAACTATAACACTCATTTTTCGAATGAGAGGATTGATCTAAGTACAAAGTCCAACCAGATTCACAGCCGCTGCTGAATTGTGAAGAAGATAGATTCATATTCTCACCCCACCTCTATCTCTAACCAAGaaggaatttttttataaacctaCTTCAATCTAAAAAAAATGAGACTGCACACACCGGGGCTCATACATGTTCTTGTCAATTTAAGTAGAAGAGCAGGAGTAGAGCAAGAAAAAACCGAA carries:
- the LOC123203325 gene encoding protein SOB FIVE-LIKE 5-like isoform X2; translated protein: MNLSSSQFSSGCESGWTLYLDQSSHSKNECYSFGGNVDEEYAQTGERLGHNEEKDLSMVSDASSGPRHCCEDEDCFDENGCFCSPPSVSEIAQKSKKKNKIKQYGKIQQHSYLDDTASSPISKNAAVSKNQASMDHVLDFSQGFSATHLKGKSKFKKHFDCFKSSLAENPASGKKAFRKESVKKIKSNYKMLFCLYC
- the LOC123203325 gene encoding protein SOB FIVE-LIKE 5-like isoform X3, which gives rise to MNLSSSQFSSGCESGWTLYLDQSSHSKNECYSFGGNVDEEYAQTGERLGHNEEKDLSMVSDASSGPRHCCEDEDCFDENGCFCSPPSVSEIAQKSKKKNKIKQYGKIQQHSYLDDTASSPISKKNAAVSKNQASMDHVLDFSQGFSATHLKGKSKFKKHFDCFKSSLAENPASGKKGSFQERKCEKDKEQL
- the LOC123203325 gene encoding protein SOB FIVE-LIKE 5-like isoform X1, giving the protein MNLSSSQFSSGCESGWTLYLDQSSHSKNECYSFGGNVDEEYAQTGERLGHNEEKDLSMVSDASSGPRHCCEDEDCFDENGCFCSPPSVSEIAQKSKKKNKIKQYGKIQQHSYLDDTASSPISKKNAAVSKNQASMDHVLDFSQGFSATHLKGKSKFKKHFDCFKSSLAENPASGKKAFRKESVKKIKSNYKMLFCLYC